GATGGTGTTGGTGTTGGTGTTGGAGTCGGTGATGGTGTTGGAGTCGGTGATGGTGTTGGAGTCGGTGATGGTGTTGGTGATGGTGTGGGAGTTGGTGATGGCGTAACAGTGAACTCGTAAGCACCACTATCAATAATCACTGTTCCATTTTGATCGCCATCAACAGGACGAGGTTGATTTTGTTGATCAGTTGTTAATGAATTATTGACTCCGGTATCAATAGCAGGACTACCAATTAATAAAGGATAAATATAAGTTCCGTTGACATTTTGGAGGGTTCCTAATTGAGGATCAACTTTGACAATATTTGTTGTCGCGTTATAATTATCTCCCGTTTGATTAGGATTTCCTGGCCATTGAATATTTCCGCCTAAATCGCTAAAAGTTCGATTAGTATGTTGTAAAATATTCCATGAATTCCCCCCATTATTGGCAGTATTATTATAGAAAATTGTATTTTGAACAGTCACCGTTTCATCTGATGCTGCGGAAACTCCACCACCTGCCCATCCTGCATAATTATCGGCAATAGTAGTATTAACAATATTAGTGGGGCCATAAAGAGCCATTGCCCCACCATTACCTTGATCTGTTGTTGCTTCTGCCCGATTTCCTGAAAAGGTACTATTAGTAATTGTTGTAGGAGCATCCATCATCCAAATGCCTCCACCTTGACTGGCTGCGGTATTATTTATAAAAGCTGTATTGTTAACTGTAAATCCCTGGTTTAATCCATTACTAATTTGAACAACAGCCCCCCCATTACCATTATTTCCGCCATTAGGAAGGGGTAAAATTTGGTTATTGATAAATAGATTGGAGTCAAAAATAACGTTATCTTGGGTTCCGGTAAATAGGTAAGCCGCGCCTCCTTCTCCTCGACCCATATTGCCTTCAAAACGGCTATTAACAATCCGAATCGTTCCTGATGGTTCATTCGTAGAACTAGCGCGATCTGTGTAAACAGCCCCTCCAAATCCTCTTAAAAAGGGGTTATTTTCACCCGTTGCATAAACAGCAGCAGTAGTTTTATTATTTAAAAAGGTAGAGTTTTCAATGGTTAATTTTCCATTTAAACTATTAATAGCTGCTCCATTAATTCCTTCATTTTCACTAAATTTGCTGTTGGTAACAATAATATTTCTAGGCCCCCAAAAGGCGATCGCTCCTGCACCTCGTTCATCATTACCTACGATCGCTTTATTTCGATTAAATTCACTATTATTAACCGTTAAATTACCTTCAAAGGCACTAAAAATTGCTCCACCTCCTTTGTCAGCGATATTATCATTAAATTTGACATTATCTATGGTTAAAATTCCTTGATGAGTTGTAGAAACTCCACCGCCTCGATCTGGAGTATACCCATTATTAATTGTCAGATTTTGAAGCGTTAAACTGGTTGGTGTAACCGATGTTGAATTGAGATAAAAAACCGTAAATTGGTTATTTCCACTAATGATTAAATTAGGATTATCAATCCCATCAATAATTAAATTTCTACCCACAGGAATATCTAATTTTCCTGTAGTTAGGGTAATAGTATTTCCTCCGAGGAGAGTCGGATTAAATTTAATCATATCACCAGACTGAGCTTGATTAATCGCGTCTCGTAATGAGCCTGCTCCCGAATCTTGATTATTAATAACGAACCGTTCAGCCATGCTTAATTTTCCTTTATGATAGAGAAATTAATGTTTGAAATTGTATTAATTTCTTCTCTATTGCTCCAAGCCATCAGGAAAAACTCTTATCTTTTTTTATTGCTATACTAGAGAGTCTATTTGTCGTGAAAAATCGCAGTATTTATTAAATATTTATTGCATATTTATTTGGGAAAAATTAAAGATACAATTTTGCTAATACCAGGAGGGGGTTAAGTTTCTGAGGGGGTCTGGGAATTGCTGAAATACCCATTCTTGGGTTGACCCCCTCAGATCGCCCTCTCTGTCTGGGTTTCAAGCATCGTTTATTGTTGTTTATTGAGAATAAGTAGCATTTATTGAAGGCGAAACTTGACGCCCTCAGATTTGGGGGTTTATAATCCAGTCAGAGTAAGGCTTCTACAAGCCTAGACTTTAGACTAAGAAATTAGTCGTATTAATGGAAACCGCAACTCCTGCAGCAAGTGCAGGAAACGAGAAGAAGACTTTAGACTAAGAAATTAGTCGTATTAATGGAAACTTTTTTTC
The sequence above is drawn from the Planktothrix tepida PCC 9214 genome and encodes:
- a CDS encoding choice-of-anchor Q domain-containing protein; amino-acid sequence: MAERFVINNQDSGAGSLRDAINQAQSGDMIKFNPTLLGGNTITLTTGKLDIPVGRNLIIDGIDNPNLIISGNNQFTVFYLNSTSVTPTSLTLQNLTINNGYTPDRGGGVSTTHQGILTIDNVKFNDNIADKGGGAIFSAFEGNLTVNNSEFNRNKAIVGNDERGAGAIAFWGPRNIIVTNSKFSENEGINGAAINSLNGKLTIENSTFLNNKTTAAVYATGENNPFLRGFGGAVYTDRASSTNEPSGTIRIVNSRFEGNMGRGEGGAAYLFTGTQDNVIFDSNLFINNQILPLPNGGNNGNGGAVVQISNGLNQGFTVNNTAFINNTAASQGGGIWMMDAPTTITNSTFSGNRAEATTDQGNGGAMALYGPTNIVNTTIADNYAGWAGGGVSAASDETVTVQNTIFYNNTANNGGNSWNILQHTNRTFSDLGGNIQWPGNPNQTGDNYNATTNIVKVDPQLGTLQNVNGTYIYPLLIGSPAIDTGVNNSLTTDQQNQPRPVDGDQNGTVIIDSGAYEFTVTPSPTPTPSPTPSPTPTPSPTPTPSPTPTPTPTPS